A section of the Sander vitreus isolate 19-12246 chromosome 19, sanVit1, whole genome shotgun sequence genome encodes:
- the LOC144534462 gene encoding uncharacterized protein LOC144534462, protein MTSPKFLLYLTCLFLGKMAHMSVQELPSVRQERRFVSANVGDKVTLRCFCEGDAAWLYWYKQTLRQKPRLISTSYVYGVRITFYNEFKNNSRFTMDTEDKTLTMFDLNISDSATYYCATSNAVGLNFGEGTIINVKGSGLKIPATVHQSSSESIQPGGSVTLNCTVHTGTCDGEHSVYWFKNSEESQPRLIYTHGGRNDQCERKPNTQTHTCVYNLLSLSHNMTHYCAVATCGHILFGNGTKLELEDKVESPESLVYFLSAALAFTTILVVLLAFSVYKVNKRNSCQCTECQTASNSANAEGYQDVDNLHYAALRDPRTNRSRKERDNTVSECVYSSVRQ, encoded by the exons ATGACATCTCCAAAGTTTCTCTTGTATCTGACGTGTTTGTTCTTGGGCAAAATGG CTCATATGTCTGTTCAGGAATTGCCATCTGTTCGTCAAGAGAGACGTTTTGTATCAGCTAATGTTGGAGACAAGGTAACTCTGCGATGTTTCTGTGAAGGTGATGCTGCATGGCTTTACTGGTATAAGCAAACTCTGAGACAAAAACCAAGACTCATCTCAACTTCCTATGTGTATGGTGTAAGAATCACTTTTTATAATGAATTTAAGAACAATTCACGCTTCACAATGGATACTGAAGACAAAACCTTGACAATGTTTGATTTAAACATCTCAGACTCGGCTACTTACTACTGTGCAACTAGCAATGCAGTTGGCTTGAACTTTGGAGAGGGCACTATTATCAATGTAAAAGGTTCAGGTTTGAAGATCCCAGCAACGGTCCATCAGTCTTCATCTGAGAGCATCCAGCCAGGAGGTTCTGTGACTCTGAACTGTACAGTACACACTGGGACCTGTGATGGAGAACACAGTGTTTACTGGTTCAAGAACTCTGAAGAATCTCAGCCAAGACTCATTTACACCCATGGAGGCAGGAATGATCAGTGTGAGAGGAAacctaacacacaaacacacacctgtgtcTACAACCTGCTGAGTCTTTCTCATAATATGACCCACTACTGTGCTGTTGCCACATGTGGACACATTCTGTTTGGAAATGGGACCAAGCTGGAATtagagg ATAAGGTGGAATCTCCCGAATCTCTTGTGTATTTCTTGAGCGCAGCTTTGGCTTTCACCACCATCCTGGTTGTTTTATTGGCTTTCTCAGTGTACAAGGTGAACAAGAGAAACAGCTGCCAATGTACAG AGTGTCAAACAGCTTCCAACTCAGCAAATGCAGAG GGTTACCAAGATGTAGACAACCTCCATTATGCTGCGTTAAGGGATCCCAGGACCAACAGAtcaagaaaagagagagacaacacCGTCAGTGAATGTGTGTACTCCAGTGTAAGGCAGTAG